From Saccharomyces paradoxus chromosome III, complete sequence, a single genomic window includes:
- the RBP95 gene encoding RNA-binding ribosome assembly factor RBP95 (similar to YCR016W) yields MSENHIPAWKRIALNKQTLKSENKFKEQSQSNVLDDDPLNITTHLSTGNLTKKEKKRIINGENKSSIKKGKRVSKPGTKKKEKLSKEEKNSKKNKILKDQLRYLIEFFRTKSESKFPTPILELESVKENYGDSLTNDESAESGVVEVWKFSKQKQNWLIKHFFNLDEIPSVYNDLLLLYFKDLQGRSKDELISKCQEKLKQWNDYVEDQETKIKALIEEEKPSEPVDCEKTEEGKKAVDAVKEEQKEEQKEEQKEIQMPNKELVQRSLKLLKIWTNDDSEQIELKNFSVNV; encoded by the coding sequence ATGTCGGAAAATCACATTCCTGCCTGGAAAAGAATTGCCTTGAATAAGCAGACTCtaaaaagtgaaaacaaattcaaagagcAAAGCCAATCCAATGTATTAGATGATGATCCATTAAATATCACTACACATTTATCCACCGGTAACttaacaaagaaagaaaaaaagcgaATCATCAATGGTGAGAACAAATCTTCCATCAAGAAAGGGAAGCGTGTGTCGAAACCTGggacgaagaagaaggagaagttgtcaaaagaagaaaagaactcaaagaagaataaaattCTTAAAGATCAACTACGTTACCTaatagaatttttcaggACAAAATCAGAAAGTAAGTTTCCAACCCCCATCCTAGAATTGGAAAGtgtgaaagaaaattatggCGACTCCCTGACTAATGATGAGTCGGCAGAGTCTGGTGTTGTTGAAGTTTGGAAGTTTTCCAAGCAAAAGCAAAACTGGCTTattaaacatttttttaatctGGATGAAATTCCATCAGTATATAATGatcttttgcttttataTTTCAAGGACTTACAAGGTAGATCAAAAGATGAACTAATATCAAAATGTCAAGAGAAACTGAAACAATGGAATGACTACGTGGAAGATCAAGagacaaaaataaaagcgTTGattgaagaggaaaaacCTAGTGAACCAGTTGACTGTGAAAAGACAGAAGAAGGTAAGAAAGCTGTTGATGCTGTAAAAGAGGAACAAAAAGAGGAACAAAAAGAGGAACAAAAAGAGATACAAATGCCTAATAAAGAGCTTGTTCAAAGAAGCCTAAAATTACTAAAAATTTGGACGAATGATGACTCGGAGCAGATAGAACTAAAGAACTTTTCTGTTAATGTTTGA
- the CWH43 gene encoding Cwh43p (sensor/transporter protein involved in cell wall biogenesis~similar to YCR017C) encodes MLIVNGKIIPIAHTICAFSAFFAALVTGYSLHFHKIVTNAHYTYPDEWFPSVSATIGDRYPERSIFQILIALTAFPRFLLLLGHYYLNQSKICFLVGVLRTVSCGGWVYITSTDDHDIHDIFMITYIVLTLPWDIMITRYSSPLTSKNKGLTAAIFFGTLFPMIYWYIQHSVQQRAGAYSIYAYFEWSLILLDIAFDAFAYADFKKIDIVIAFDEKPGNTSFFQIRDCNAASYGEKKSAQLQKTRAEKKVEKEKIVVTNATGSYFRFDSFFYLSTNLFNGFLFWSNVTSLLCSIWHFPLWYMGISGYEAAILGYLGPIFLCLPFVSEVFTQYGVLLGGIIAIGAYIVQTPELRLISVAVGTSITVATFVQNLRYITNVETSVSFALTWLLGLVTSVVLKMGFYTNNPTWVILNERNGGYNKTGLVFTVLFGMLSPYVNSINFEGKKNAQAKSAPLTAKLFLAVGFGSLLFGIHQLLTDSSTTIYWAWEGYNESHGPLSWPWGALTCTVMLFASLSSVKFTGKPLVPCLLLLISTAVLSTRSITQWPKYIFGGLLYAIAMLWLVPSYFSALGQVQSIWVYVLSFSVYIIFVLAHVWVVAYAFVPMGWVLREKIETVLTFSSTFIILGALNCRNLNVQLVAMGKKFFIYVSFFVVALLALTARFVYDSRPTGIPQPYHPDSQLITAGIWTIHFGLDNDMWASEDRMINLIEDMELDVIGLLETDTQRITMGNRDLTSKLAHDLNMYADFGPGPNKHTWGCVLLSKFPIVNSTHHLLPSPVGELAPAIHATLQTYNDTLIDVFVFHSGQEEDEEDRRLQSNYMAKLMGNSTRPAILLSYLVVDPGEGNYNTYVSETSGMHDIDPTDDDRWCEYILYKGLRRTGYARVARGTITDTELQVGKFQVLNEQGLVEHSDSMYEYGHMSEPEKEDMKFPDKFLGEGERGHFYHVFDEPRYYL; translated from the coding sequence ATGCTGATCGTCAATGGAAAGATCATCCCTATAGCTCATACCATTTGCGCATTCTCCGCCTTCTTTGCTGCCTTGGTCACTGGTTATTCACTacattttcataaaattgTAACCAATGCTCATTATACCTATCCCGATGAGTGGTTTCCCAGTGTGTCAGCCACTATCGGTGACCGTTATCCGGAACGTtctattttccaaatcttAATAGCTTTAACTGCTTTTCCAAGATTTTTACTGTTACTAGGTCACTACTACCTGAACCAATCTAAGATATGCTTCCTTGTCGGTGTACTCCGGACAGTCTCTTGCGGCGGTTGGGTATATATTACAAGTACAGATGACCATGATATTCATGATATATTTATGATCACATACATCGTTCTAACGTTACCATGGGATATAATGATTACCCGCTATTCGAGTCCTTTAACTTCGAAGAACAAAGGGTTGACTGCtgcaatattttttggaacACTATTCCCAATGATTTACTGGTACATTCAGCACTCCGTTCAACAGAGAGCTGGGGCATATTCTATCTATGCTTATTTTGAATGGTCCTTGATCCTTTTAGATATTGCGTTTGATGCATTTGCTTATGctgatttcaaaaagataGATATTGTAATCGCTTTTGATGAGAAACCTGGTAATACAAGTTTCTTCCAGATTAGGGACTGTAATGCCGCAAGTTATGgcgaaaagaaaagtgcTCAATTGCAAAAAACACGTGCCgaaaagaaagttgaaaaggaaaagattgTTGTTACGAATGCGACTGGTTCATATTTCAGGTTTGactctttcttttacttaTCAAcaaatcttttcaatggttttcttttttggtcGAATGTTACGTCTCTATTATGTAGCATTTGGCATTTCCCACTATGGTATATGGGAATCTCTGGATATGAAGCTGCAATATTGGGTTATTTGGGGCCAATTTTCTTATGTCTGCCGTTCGTCTCTGAGGTCTTCACCCAATATGGTGTACTTTTGGGAGGCATTATTGCCATTGGTGCCTACATTGTCCAAACTCCAGAATTGAGGTTGATTTCTGTAGCTGTAGGAACTTCTATTACCGTTGCTACATTTGTGCAAAATTTGAGATACATTACAAATGTGGAGACTAGCGTTTCTTTTGCTCTCACTTGGTTGCTAGGCCTTGTTACGTCTGTGGTCTTGAAAATGGGGTTCTATACCAACAACCCAACTTGGGTTATCTTAAATGAACGTAACGGTGGCTATAATAAGACAGGTCTCGTTTTCACTGTTTTATTCGGTATGTTGTCGCCTTACGTTAATTCAATCAATTTcgaaggaaagaaaaatgctCAAGCAAAATCCGCTCCGTTGACTGCAAAACTCTTTTTGGCTGTTGGTTTTGGCTCGTTATTATTCGGTATTCATCAGCTATTGACGGATTCTTCTACCACTATTTATTGGGCATGGGAAGGTTACAATGAATCACATGGTCCGTTGTCATGGCCATGGGGTGCCTTAACGTGTACGGTCATGTTATTTGCTTCTTTGAGCTCTGTGAAATTTACGGGCAAGCCATTAGTTCCATGTTTGTTACTACTCATATCCACTGCTGTACTGTCTACTAGGAGTATTACACAATGGCCCAAATATATTTTTGGCGGTTTGCTGTACGCTATTGCTATGCTCTGGTTAGTTCCTTCGTACTTTTCTGCATTAGGCCAAGTTCAAAGCATATGGGTTTATGTCCTATCATTCTCCGTTTATATTATCTTTGTCTTAGCCCATGTTTGGGTCGTTGCATACGCATTCGTTCCAATGGGTTGGGTACTGAGGGAGAAGATCGAGACGGTTCTTACCTTTTCCTCCACATTTATCATTCTCGGTGCCTTGAACTGCAGAAATCTTAACGTTCAATTGGTGGCAATGggcaaaaaattcttcatttacgtttctttttttgtcgtAGCTCTACTAGCGTTAACAGCTAGGTTCGTATACGACAGTAGACCTACCGGGATTCCACAGCCTTATCATCCGGATTCCCAGTTAATCACGGCTGGTATTTGGACTATTCATTTCGGTCTCGATAATGATATGTGGGCATCTGAAGACAGAATGATCAATCTAATTGAAGATATGGAACTGGATGTTATAGGTCTACTAGAAACAGATACACAAAGAATTACCATGGGAAACAGGGATTTAACTAGTAAACTAGCTCATGATTTGAATATGTACGCAGATTTCGGACCAGGTCCAAATAAACATACGTGGGGCTGTGTTCTTCTTTCTAAATTCCCTATTGTAAATTCTACCCATCATTTATTGCCTTCTCCAGTGGGAGAACTTGCGCCAGCCATTCATGCTACGCTCCAAACGTACAATGACACTCTTATCGATGTCTTTGTCTTCCATAGTGGGcaagaagaggatgaagaggatAGAAGATTGCAAAGCAACTACATGGCTAAGCTCATGGGCAATTCAACCCGTCCAGCTATCTTATTAAGTTATTTAGTTGTTGATCCAGGCGAAGGCAACTACAATACGTACGTTAGTGAAACTTCCGGAATGCACGACATTGACCCTACTGACGATGATAGGTGGTGTGAGTATATTTTGTATAAGGGCTTGAGAAGGACAGGATATGCAAGAGTTGCAAGAGGAACAATAACTGATACTGAGCTACAAGTTGGTAAGTTCCAAGTTTTGAATGAGCAAGGGTTAGTAGAACACTCGGATTCTATGTATGAATATGGCCATATGAGTGAGCCAGAAAAGGAAGACATGAAATTCCCCGATAAGTTTTTAGGTGAAGGTGAGAGGGGTCACTTCTACCATGTTTTCGATGAGCCACGTTATTACCTATAA
- the SRD1 gene encoding Srd1p (Protein involved in the processing of pre-rRNA to mature rRNA~similar to YCR018C) gives MRYNNYDNSGSSFLTRVVKKSDVEKTLLLNKEIDGWKPNDKKKAYTERGKVYVSCSFIEVSLSQIRTIDVEKKIENAEQLRDLTRNIVKNKTSSLHDMVPSKNCTTNSCNPERYPPSEEVNNLKNYYSCGQGISRPTSITKRYSKKTTSRPKREKRQTILPNGEIKECSNCKDTWTIQWRSGPDHNRELCSPCGLAYGKRLKKENEKKKARSE, from the coding sequence ATGCGCTATAATAATTATGATAACTCTGGAAGTTCGTTCTTGACTAGAGTAGTGAAAAAGTCAGATGTAGAGAAAACTTTATTActaaataaagaaattgatgGCTGGAAGCCAAATGATAAGAAGAAAGCCTATACGGAACGTGGAAAGGTTTACGTAAGCTGCTCATTTATTGAAGTATCCCTTTCTCAAATAAGGACTAttgatgttgaaaaaaaaattgagaatgCGGAACAACTAAGAGATCTTACAAGAAATAttgttaaaaataaaaccaGCTCTCTACATGACATGGTTCCGTCAAAAAATTGTACAACTAATTCCTGCAATCCGGAAAGGTATCCTCCTAGCGAGGAAGTAAATAATCTCAAAAACTATTATAGTTGTGGACAAGGAATTAGTCGGCCTACCAGTATCACGAAGAGATACAGTAAAAAGACTACGAGCCGCCctaaaagagaaaagagaCAAACAATCCTTCCAAATGGTGAGATAAAGGAATGTTCTAATTGTAAAGACACTTGGACTATCCAATGGCGAAGTGGTCCCGATCATAACAGAGAACTTTGTAGTCCATGTGGACTCGCCTATGGCAAAAGACTGAAGAAGGagaatgagaaaaaaaaggcaaggagtgaataa
- the MAK32 gene encoding Mak32p (Protein necessary for stability of L-A dsRNA-containing particles~similar to YCR019W), producing MMNKEDFTDTKRLVITNGMFIIDDIERSKHNIHYKNVPGGGGTFAILGACIISSGNATSKGLKWIVDRGSDFPKEVVREIESWGTDVRFRDDFSRLTTKGLNYYEDDDLRKFKFLTPKKQINVDDWINTFGREVIDGMHAFHLLCSGSRCLDMINDLLRVKSAKSTKPVIIWEPFPDLCDFDHQNDIKRVMQRKDVTVILSPNAEESSRLFGLNSKEPTRLEECLELAHRFDGFMDENNMCILRCGALGSISISEKLENGRAYNHFPAYHFKTQSKVLDPTGGGNSFLGGFSIAYALTRSLAIASICGNIAAGAIIEQIGIPRYDPIAKTWNEITFLDRLRFYLSQFGLQYNIKDIYKSLTQ from the coding sequence atgatgaataaAGAGGATTTTACAGACACGAAAAGGTTAGTCATAACTAACGGCATGTTTATTATAGACGACATTGAGCGCAGTAAACACAATATTCATTATAAAAATGTCCCAGGAGGCGGTGGGACTTTTGCCATTTTGGGAGCATGTATAATATCTTCCGGCAATGCCACCTCCAAGGGTTTGAAGTGGATAGTGGACAGAGGCTCTGACTTTCCAAAGGAGGTTGTGAGAGAGATAGAGTCTTGGGGTACAGATGTGCGGTTTCGAGATGACTTTAGTAGATTAACCACGAAGGGGCTTAATTATTACGAGGACGATGATTTGAGAAAGTTCAAGTTTTTGACGCCGAAGAAGCAGATTAACGTTGATGATTGGATTAATACATTCGGGCGGGAAGTGATAGATGGAATGCACGCTTTCCATCTGCTATGTTCCGGGTCTAGATGCTTGGACATGATTAACGATTTGCTACGGGTGAAAAGTGCAAAAAGCACAAAACCAGTCATAATTTGGGAGCCCTTCCCAGATCTTTGCGACTTTGACCATCAAAATGATATTAAACGTGTGATGCAGAGAAAGGATGTTACCGTGATACTCTCTCCAAATGCTGAAGAATCAAGTCGCTTATTCGGTTTGAATAGCAAAGAGCCGACTCGTTTGGAAGAATGCCTCGAATTGGCGCACCGTTTCGACGGCTTCAtggatgaaaataatatgtGTATTCTAAGATGCGGCGCCCTCGGAAGCATATCAATAAGTGAGAAGCTTGAGAATGGGCGAGCCTATAACCATTTCCCGGCGTACCATTTCAAGACTCAGTCTAAAGTTCTAGACCCCACTGGTGGAGGAAATTCGTTCCTTGGTGGcttttcaattgcttaTGCGCTAACAAGAAGCTTAGCTATTGCTAGTATATGTGGAAACATCGCGGCAGGCGCCATCATCGAACAAATAGGGATACCAAGGTACGATCCTATTGCTAAAActtggaatgaaattacATTCTTGGATAGACTTAGATTTTACCTTTCACAGTTTGGTCttcaatataatataaagGACATTTACAAAAGTTTAACACAATGA
- the PET18 gene encoding Pet18p (similar to YCR020C) gives MSCTTDKLIQKYDALVRKTTEHKFAKELCAGTLKDRSLYIYLTQDLQFFETSLRLICKTTSLAPTTHALITLAKKIGFFSNDENSYFHDCLELLAPSLTKEERAKYDNKAIPGVDAYINFLDELRKDNSITWSSLVTSLWVAEELYWRWARDTPRAPGLHWKYQKWIDLHDGEHFQTWCEFLKAEVDKFPVEEVERIFAKVSQFEFEFFESCYNA, from the coding sequence ATGAGTTGCACCACTGATAAGCTAATACAAAAGTATGACGCCCTTGTTAGGAAAACTACCGAACATAAATTCGCTAAGGAACTATGTGCAGGCACCTTAAAGGATCGTAGTTTGTACATCTATTTAACACAAGATCtgcaattttttgaaactagCCTAAGGTTAATATGTAAGACGACTTCGTTAGCTCCAACTACTCATGCCTTAATTACCTtagccaaaaaaattggatttttttctaacGATGAAAACTCATACTTTCATGACTGCTTAGAATTATTGGCGCCATCGCTCACCAAGGAAGAGAGGGCCAAGTATGACAATAAAGCGATTCCTGGAGTTGATGCTTATATCAATTTCTTAGATGAACTGAGAAAAGACAACTCAATTACATGGTCATCCTTAGTAACTAGCTTATGGGTTGCTGAGGAACTCTATTGGAGATGGGCTCGTGATACTCCCAGAGCCCCAGGTTTGCACTGGAAGTACCAAAAATGGATTGATTTACATGATGGTGAGCACTTTCAAACTTGGTGCGAATTTTTGAAGGCTGAAGTTGACAAATTTCCCGTTGAAGAGGTTGAGAGGATATTTGCAAAGGTCTCACAATTCGAGTTTGagttttttgaatcttGTTACAACGCTTAA
- the MAK31 gene encoding Mak31p (similar to YCR020C) — protein sequence MDILKLSDFIGNTLIVSLAEDRILIGSLVAVDAQMNILLDHVEERMGSSSRMMGLVSVPRRSVQSIMINKPVLQALTTNKVELMANIV from the coding sequence ATGGACATCTTGAAACTGTCTGATTTTATCGGAAATACTTTGATAGTCTCCCTTGCAGAAGATCGTATTTTAATTGGAAGCTTAGTTGCGGTAGATGCCCAAATGAATATACTATTAGATCATGTTGAGGAACGTATGGGCTCCAGCAGTCGAATGATGGGTTTAGTCAGCGTCCCCAGACGGTCAGTACAATCCATAATGATTAATAAGCCTGTACTACAGGCGCTTACTACGAATAAGGTTGAATTGATGGCTAATATTGTTTAG
- the HTL1 gene encoding Htl1p (similar to YCR020W), with amino-acid sequence MVRNSCSSGNILENEKKFHHVKCTKKAKTVNSMIKEKESVIESRVSVYPMSQNNTIGPMNPERAYNNVTLKNLTAFQLLSQRENICELLNLVEGTERHDSIINPERQRTSLEEMKKMLDTLKNEKKN; translated from the coding sequence ATGGTCAGAAATTCATGCAGTTCGGGAAATATCcttgaaaacgaaaaaaaattccatcACGTAAAATGTACAAAAAAAGCTAAAACAGTGAATTCTATGatcaaggaaaaggaatctGTTATTGAAAGCAGAGTATCAGTATATCCTATGTCGCAGAACAATACAATTGGCCCAATGAATCCTGAAAGAGCTTACAACAATGTAacgctgaaaaatttaactGCATTTCAGTTATTATctcaaagagaaaacatATGCGAGTTATTGAACTTGGTAGAAGGTACAGAAAGACACGATAGTATTATCAATCCTGAAAGACAAAGGACCAGtttggaagaaatgaagaaaatgctcgatactttgaaaaatgaaaagaaaaactag
- the HSP30 gene encoding Hsp30p (Negative regulator of the H(+)-ATPase Pma1p~similar to YCR021C), with product MNDTLSSFLNRNEALGLNPPHGLDMHITKRGSDWLWAVFSVFALILLCYAVMFFIAENKGSRLTRYALAPAFLITFFEFFAFFTYASDLGWTGVQAEFNHVKVSKSITGEVPGIRQIFYSKYIAWFLSWPCLLFLIELTASTTGENDEISALDMVHSLLIQIVGTLFWVISLLVGSLIKSTYKWGYYTIGAVAMLITQGAICQRQFFNLKTRGFNALMLCTSMVIVWLYFICWGLSDGGNRIQPDGEAIFYGVLDLCIFAIYPCYLLIAVSRSGKLPNLSLTGGFSHHHAADDVEDAVPETKEANPESPRASGETAIHEPEHETEQAVEDTA from the coding sequence ATGAACGATACGCTATCAAGCTTTTTAAATCGTAACGAAGCCTTGGGGCTTAACCCTCCACATGGGCTGGATATGCATATTACCAAGAGAGGTTCAGATTGGTTATGGGCCGTGTTTTCAGTCTTTGCCCTTATTTTGTTATGCTACGCAGTGATGTTCTTTATTGCGGAAAATAAGGGTTCTAGGTTGACTAGATATGCCTTAGCTCCTGCATTTTTGATTAccttctttgaatttttcgCCTTCTTCACTTATGCTTCTGATTTGGGTTGGACTGGTGTTCAGGCTGAATTCAACCATGTCAAGGTTAGCAAGTCCATAACTGGCGAAGTTCCCGGTATAAGACAAATCTTTTACTCAAAATATATTGCCTGGTTCTTGTCTTGGCCATgccttttatttttaatcGAGTTAACCGCTAGTACCACTGGTGAGAATGACGAGATTTCTGCTTTAGATATGGTACATTCGCTATTAATTCAAATCGTGGGTACTCTATTCTGGGTTATTTCACTATTGGTTGGTTCATTGATCAAATCCACCTACAAGTGGGGTTATTACACCATTGGTGCTGTTGCCATGTTGATTACACAAGGTGCGATATGCCAAcgtcaatttttcaatttaaaGACCAGAGGATTCAACGCGCTTATGCTATGTACTAGCATGGTAATCGTTTGGCTGTACTTTATCTGTTGGGGTCTAAGTGATGGTGGTAACCGTATTCAACCAGATGGTGAGGCTATCTTTTATGGTGTTTTGGATTTATGTATATTCGCCATTTATCCATGTTACTTGCTAATCGCAGTCAGCCGTAGCGGTAAATTACCCAATTTATCATTGACAGGAGGATTCTCTCATCACCATGCTGCGGACGATGTTGAAGATGCAGTTCCTGAGACAAAAGAAGCTAATCCAGAAAGTCCAAGAGCATCTGGGGAGACTGCAATCCACGAACCAGAACACGAAACAGAGCAAGCCGTCGAAGATACTGCTTAG
- a CDS encoding uncharacterized protein (similar to YCR023C) — translation MARQKLSFREQMDGFPWIQLMVVSLVRFSEPIAFSSLFPYVYFMVRDFNIAPNDAQVSKYSGYLSSSFALCQVISAYHWGRFSEIHGRKITLTCGLIGTSVSLLILGFSHNFYQALVARSLMGLLNGNVGVIRTIIGEIATERKHQALAFSTMPLLFQFGAVVGPMIGGFLVFRDGTMNEVPSWFPHFAKKIIKSYPYALPNVVVCIFLMFGLINATLFLEETHPLFKNRKDYGLEVGDFIKKNIFGIQPKRRPWQKCIHGDSENAPHRNENVNNNGRQVNEEDENSPLVNTTNDNDTESIQSIDPILTRRQSVGLIRTYSLHEPTDAMHGDIDTASDGCKESSIFHHVFHTKVFYPISVNFIMALHLIVYNEFLPVFLAYDLAVDPENPKRLASKFPWKISGGIGYEPEQTGTLLSTTGIFGCFVVIFIFPIVDRNFDCLTIFRTLVKLYPIMYIMVPYVVFLQSERIPSWCTVVYLYIITGIKTFCGALTSPQIMLLIHNSSPLSCRSVINGATISISASARFIGPLIWGYIMSWSQQNDVAWVSWWSLSLFCMVALYQSYKIAPIDENENELHQQASESAYNSQSESSDLRMTHRSSLSSLSNQRCTA, via the coding sequence aTGGCGCGTCAAAAGCTTAGTTTTAGGGAACAAATGGACGGTTTCCCCTGGATCCAACTGATGGTTGTGTCTTTAGTTAGGTTCAGCGAACCAATTGCATTTTCGTCATTATTTCCGTATGTTTATTTCATGGTTAGAGATTTCAACATTGCTCCCAATGACGCTCAAGTGTCCAAATATTCAGGTTActtatcttcatcatttgcCTTATGTCAAGTCATATCTGCGTACCATTGGGGCAGATTCTCTGAAATACATGGCAGAAAAATAACATTGACTTGCGGGCTTATAGGAACATCTGTATCGCTGTTGATATTGGGATTTTCACACAATTTCTATCAAGCGTTGGTGGCAAGAAGTTTAATGGGATTGCTAAATGGTAACGTCGGCGTTATTAGAACCATCATCGGTGAAATAGCCACCGAAAGAAAACACCAGGCTTTAGCCTTCAGTACCATGCCTTTATTATTCCAATTTGGTGCCGTTGTTGGGCCTATGATTGGTGGATTTCTTGTATTTAGAGATGGAACGATGAATGAAGTGCCATCATGGTTTCCACACTTcgccaaaaaaataattaagTCGTATCCGTATGCCCTGCCCAACGTGGTGGTGTGCATATTTTTAATGTTCGGTTTAATAAATGCGACCCtgtttttggaagaaacgCATCctctttttaaaaatagGAAAGATTACGGTTTAGAAGTTGGTGATTTTATtaagaagaatatatttGGCATACAGCCGAAAAGGAGACCCTGGCAAAAGTGCATCCACGGTGATTCGGAAAACGCTCCTCATCGTAATGAGAATGTAAACAACAATGGAAGGCAAGTtaatgaagaggatgagAATAGTCCCCTGGTAAATACTACTAATGACAATGATACTGAAAGTATACAGTCTATTGATCCTATTTTAACAAGAAGGCAGTCTGTAGGTCTGATTAGGACCTATTCTCTGCATGAACCAACAGACGCCATGCATGGCGATATCGACACAGCTTCAGACGGTTGTAAAGAAAGCAGTATATTTCATCACGTTTTCCATACAAAAGTATTTTACCCTATATCGGTGAATTTTATTATGGCTTTACATTTGATTGTGTATAACGAATTTTTGCCTGTGTTTCTGGCTTATGATTTAGCCGTAGATCCAGAAAATCCAAAGAGGCTGGCTTCAAAATTTCCGTGGAAAATATCTGGCGGCATAGGTTATGAGCCAGAACAAACCGGTACTCTTTTGTCGACAACAGGTATCTTTGGTTGTTTTGTGgttatcttcatttttcccATCGTTGATCGTAATTTCGATTGTTTGACAATTTTCAGAACTCTAGTCAAGTTGTATCCTATCATGTATATTATGGTTCCTTACGTCGTTTTTTTACAAAGCGAACGGATTCCTAGTTGGTGTACTGTCGTCTACTTATACATAATCACGGGAATAAAAACATTCTGCGGTGCCTTAACGTCTCCACAAATTATGTTATTAATTCATAATTCGAGCCCCTTGAGTTGTAGATCGGTCATTAATGGCGCCACTATTAGTATTTCTGCCTCCGCTCGTTTCATAGGTCCGTTGATCTGGGGTTACATTATGTCTTGGTCTCAGCAGAATGACGTTGCCTGGGTCAGTTGGTGGTCGTTGAGTCTGTTTTGTATGGTGGCTCTTTATCAAAGTTATAAGATAGCACCAATCgatgaaaacgaaaatgaGCTACATCAACAGGCTAGCGAAAGTGCTTACAATTCACAGTCCGAGTCTTCTGATTTGAGAATGACTCATCGATCCAGCTTAAGCAGCTTAAGTAACCAACGCTGTACCGCATGA